The Aureispira anguillae genome contains a region encoding:
- a CDS encoding T9SS type A sorting domain-containing protein — MRFYLQLSFLYFSFLCASHAQTINAYARVTGLSGATLTISNVNESFDTFEDGEEVLIFQVQDAVLNSLSSSNNTNSFGNLNNIQSAGLFEVAKILSHTETAGVVTSITLTSTLGNTYNINNNSRLQIISYPELGTPNFATTASITGLPWNGNIGGVVAFQVTNQLTLNHSIIANGIGFRGGSRSANRSGSYNCTTGTVVHISNSNQYGEKGEGIYRNNNNNFRYARAKILNGGGGGSHHNGGGAGGGNQTSGGDGGTGYSGTSSGCPLVNSCGGTAGIGLHNYISNNRLFLGGGGGGGQQNNSRSTNGGNGGGFIFIKANTLVVPSCTSPPTIEANGQTAANGGNDGIGGGGAGGSILLDIQTYTIPTGCTLEVMTNGGNGGDVNSGRAHGGGGGGGQGAIRLLNSPPASVVGIATSGNGGCNDASCSSVAGSGADSTILLPISLTHFNVNYDPNHRETILNWETEFETNNAYFDVQKSEDGFSWESIATVASLGNASHAQYYQYTDQLINTGTTYYRLQQVDLNGKYTYSPIRSVYIEPSTGKGVTLMPNPTLGQLELRSEYAPITYIRIYTSLGQLISTQVPTDYTQNGHLVQLQLRDLDAGIYILHTNIGLFKVQKN, encoded by the coding sequence ATGCGTTTTTATCTACAATTGTCCTTTTTATATTTTTCATTTTTATGTGCAAGCCATGCGCAAACGATTAATGCTTATGCAAGAGTCACGGGGCTCTCAGGTGCAACATTAACAATCTCTAATGTTAATGAATCATTTGATACCTTTGAAGACGGAGAAGAAGTACTCATTTTTCAAGTGCAAGATGCCGTACTCAACAGCCTTTCAAGTAGCAATAATACTAATAGTTTTGGCAACTTAAACAATATTCAATCGGCTGGTCTATTTGAAGTGGCGAAAATTCTTTCACACACAGAGACAGCGGGTGTAGTGACTAGTATCACCTTAACGTCTACGCTTGGAAACACCTATAACATCAATAACAACAGTCGTTTGCAAATCATTAGCTATCCTGAATTGGGAACCCCTAATTTTGCAACTACCGCTTCAATAACGGGCTTACCTTGGAATGGAAATATTGGCGGTGTTGTTGCATTTCAGGTTACCAATCAATTAACGCTTAATCACAGCATAATAGCCAATGGCATTGGATTTAGAGGAGGATCAAGATCAGCCAATCGAAGTGGAAGTTATAATTGTACAACGGGTACGGTTGTGCATATTTCTAATTCTAACCAGTATGGTGAAAAGGGAGAGGGTATTTATAGAAATAATAACAACAACTTTCGCTATGCTCGTGCCAAAATACTCAATGGTGGCGGTGGTGGTTCGCATCATAATGGTGGTGGTGCTGGAGGAGGTAATCAAACCTCAGGTGGAGATGGAGGAACTGGTTATTCAGGAACTTCTTCGGGCTGCCCCTTGGTCAATTCTTGTGGCGGTACAGCTGGCATTGGTTTACATAACTACATTAGCAACAACCGACTATTCTTAGGCGGTGGTGGTGGCGGTGGTCAACAGAATAATAGTAGATCCACCAATGGTGGCAATGGAGGAGGTTTTATTTTCATAAAGGCAAATACCTTAGTGGTTCCATCCTGTACAAGCCCCCCAACCATTGAAGCCAATGGGCAAACGGCAGCAAATGGTGGAAACGATGGAATTGGTGGTGGTGGTGCTGGTGGCTCTATCCTTTTAGATATCCAAACCTATACCATCCCAACAGGCTGTACCCTTGAAGTTATGACTAATGGCGGAAATGGCGGAGATGTAAACAGTGGTAGAGCACACGGTGGCGGTGGTGGCGGTGGTCAAGGAGCAATTCGCCTATTAAATTCCCCTCCAGCATCGGTTGTTGGAATCGCCACTAGTGGCAACGGCGGTTGTAATGATGCTAGTTGTTCTTCTGTAGCAGGTAGCGGAGCAGATAGCACCATTTTATTGCCCATTTCTTTAACGCATTTCAACGTCAACTATGATCCCAACCATAGAGAAACAATCCTGAACTGGGAAACAGAGTTTGAGACCAACAATGCCTATTTTGATGTTCAGAAATCTGAAGATGGTTTCTCTTGGGAATCGATTGCTACTGTTGCTAGTTTGGGGAATGCTAGTCATGCCCAATATTATCAATATACAGATCAACTTATTAACACAGGTACCACTTATTATAGATTACAACAAGTTGATTTAAATGGGAAATATACCTATTCTCCCATTCGTTCTGTATATATAGAACCAAGTACAGGAAAGGGAGTAACCTTAATGCCCAACCCTACTTTGGGACAACTTGAACTTAGAAGTGAGTATGCTCCTATTACCTATATCAGAATTTACACTTCACTAGGGCAACTTATTTCTACTCAAGTTCCTACTGACTATACGCAAAATGGTCATTTGGTTCAACTACAATTGAGAGATTTAGACGCTGGAATTTATATCCTGCATACCAATATTGGGCTTTTCAAAGTTCAAAAAAATTAA